The Nitrospiraceae bacterium DNA window GACTTTGGTCAAGCCGCAACGGATTGGCCTGTCTGCGACCCAGCAGCCGATCGAAACCGTCGCGCAATTCCTCGTGGGTGATCGGCCCATGCCGACCATCATCGACGTAGGCCACAGGCGCGACATGGATCTAGCCGTCGAAGTGCCGAAAGATGAACTCAGCGCAGTTGCGACGAATGCCATTTGGGCCGAGGTCTACGATCGATTGGCCGACCTGGTCAGGCAGCATCGTTCGACGCTCGTGTTTGTGAATACCAGACGGCTGGCGGAACGGGTCTCACACCATCTCGAAGAGCGATTGCAGGACCTTGGTCCTGATGCTGTAGCAGCCCACCACGGCAGTTTGTCTCGCCAGATCAGATTATCGGCGGAAGAGCGGTTGAAAACAGGCAAGACGCGAGTCGTCGTGGCAACTGCGTCGTTGGAGTTGGGCATCGACATTGGAACAGTTGATTTGGTCTGCCAACTCGGCTCGCCTCGTGCGATTGCCACTGGTCTCCAACGAGTCGGACGCGCCGGTCACTGGATCAAGGCGATTCCCAAAGGCCGATTGTTTGCGCTCACGAGAGACGAACTGCTCGAATGCGCCGCCCTGGTACGAGCAATCCGCCGCAACATCCTCGATCGCATCAGCGTGCCACTAGCGCCGCTCGATGTGTTGGCGCAACAAGTGGTGGCGGCCAGCGCATCCGAGACCTGGCAGGTCGACGACCTCTTCGCGCTCTGCCGGCGGGCCCATCCTTATCGTGAGCTGGCTCGCAGAGAGTTTGAGGAAGTGCTGCGCATGTTGGCCGACGGAATCGCCACGCATCGAGGCCGTGGACAGGCGCACCTGTACTACGACCGCATCAATCACCGGATTAAAGGGCGTCGAGGGGCACGACTGGCGGCGATTACCTCCGGTGGGGCAATTCCCGACACGGCGAACTATGCGGTCATAGCCGAGCCGGACGGTACGGTGGTGGGATCGGTGGACGAAGACTTTGCTGTGGAGAGTCTCGCTGGCGACATCATGTTGCTCGGGAATACGTCCTGGCGAATCAAGGGGATCGAGGCAGGGAAAGTCCGGGTCGAAGACGCGCAGGGAGCACCGCCCAACATTCCCTTTTGGCGCGGCGAAGCGCCGTCGCGCACGATCGAGTTATCAACCGAACTGTCGCTGCTTCGGCAGGAGATTGCGCAACGGGCTAGTGGCGCGGGGCATGTGGCGAGCGGTGGCCAAGATCTTTCGAACGCGCCTCTCGCCTCTCGCCTCTCGCCTCTTGCCTGGCTTCGCCAAGAATGTGCGCTCGATCAACGAGGCGCAGAACAGGCGGTGTGCTACGTCCTGGCCGGCCAGGCGGTACTCGGGACGGTGCCGACCCAGGAGACCATTGTCGCTGAACGATTCTTCGACGAAAGCGGCGGCATGCAGCTCGTGATCCATGCGCCCTTCGGCGGTCGGATCAACCGGGCTTGGGGCCTGGCGCTCAGAAAACGGTTCTGTGTGACATTCGATTTCGAACTGCAGGCGGCCGCGACGGACAACGGCATCGTGATTTCTTTGGGGGAGCGACATAGTTTCCGGTTAGAGTCAGTCTTTGGCTATCTCCACAGTCACTCAGTTCGTGAGGTTTTGGTCCAAGCGCTGTTGCAAGCGCCGATGTTCATGACTCGCTGGCGGTGGAATGCGAGCCGGGCGTTGGTGTTGCTTAGGTTTGCCGGGGGGAAGAAAGTCCCGCCTCAGATTCAGCGGATGAAAGCCGAGGATCTTCTGGCAGCCGTGTTCCCCGATGCCATAGCCTGTCAGGACAATATAGTCGGCGAACGAACGAGACAAATTCCCGACCATCCGCTCGTCAACGAGACAGTGCGGGACTGTTTGACCGAGGCAATGGATGTCGAAGGGCTCACGCATCTGCTCAAACGGATCGAGGCTGGTGCGATCCGTTGCGTGGCCGTGGATACGCCAGCACCCTCACCCTTCTCCCATGAAATTCTGAACGCGAATCCCTACGCCTTTCTCGACGATGCACCGCTGGAGGAACGCCGGGCCCGGGCAGTGGAGATGCGGAGAACACTCCCGGCAACCTTGGCCGATGAGGTCGGTGCGCTCGACCCTGCTGCGATCGAAGAAGTGGCGCGTGAATCTTGGCCGGTAGTCCGCGATGCCGATGAATGCCACGATGCCTTACTCACATTGCTGTGGGTGCCTGAATCGATGGCCACTGGTTGGGGGCCGTTTCTCTGCACGCTTGTTGAGTCCTGCCGTGCTGAGATCGTTACTGCCAGTGGTGAGAGGCAAGGGGCTAGAGAAATATCCTCCCCCTCGCCTCACGGCTCACGCCTCACGCCTAACTTTGTGAGGGGATGGGTTGCGACGGAAAATCGGGATCGGGTTGAAAAGTTGTTAGCGGGAAGCGGGGATGAGACGACGCTCGATGCCATCGTTCTCGGTTGGATGGAAAGCATCGGCCCCACGACTGCGACAGAATTGGCTGCTCGGCTGCGTTTTCCGACGGAGTCAGTGGATCAATCATTCATACGCCTCGAAGCCTCGGGTCAGGTCCTGCGCGGCCGATTCCGGGCCGCACAGGTACGAGGCGAGAGGCGAGTGGCGAGTAGTACGGAAGAAATCTCGACCCTCTCGCCCCTTGCCCCTGGCCCCTTGCCTGCTTCGGAAGAGTGGTGCCATCGTCGCTTGTTGGCACGCATCCATCGGCTGACGATCGGGAAACTGCGAAAAGAAGTAGAGCCGGTGACTGCAGCCGAGTTCATGCGATTTCTGCTGCAATGGCAGCGTGTCGCGCCAGGATCGCGTCAACATGCAGAAGCGGGGCTTTTGGAAGTGGTGAAGCTGCTTGCGGGATTCGAAGCCGCAGCATCCGCCTGGGAACCGCAGCTGTTGCGCGTTCGTCTCGCGAAATATGAGCCGGAGCTCCTGGACCGACTCTGCTTGAGTGGAGCGGTCAGTTGGGGCCGGTTATCTCCTCATCCACGCCTAACTCAAAGTGCTGAACTTGATCGGGCACGCCGGATCGTTCCAACCAGTCTGGCTCCGATCAGCCTGTTCCCACGCGAGGAGAGTGAGTGGTTGATGGAGGCGTTCCATGCTGACGCTGCATCGGCTGGGCCTGAACCGTTTGCTCACTTGACCGCCGTAGCACAGGACCTGCGACGTGCCTTGCAGGAACGAGGTGCAAGCTTCTTCGCCGATCTGGTGCGGATGACCAACCATCTTCCGACAGAAGTGGAAGATGGGCTCTGGGAACTTGTAGCCGCCGGCTTAGTCACAGCCGACGGGTTCGACAATCTCCGTGCCCTCATGGACCCTCGCCGCCGCCGGGCGGAAGGACGTGAACGGTCCCGTCGGCCTCGGCATGCAGCCGGTCGGTGGTCTCTCTTACGACAGGCAAGTGGTACGAGGCTAGAGGCTAGAGGTGAATCAAACAGTAACCCCTCGCCTCTTGCCCCGCGCCTCTCGCCAAACTCGTCATCGGAACGAGTCGCTCACCAACTGCTCCGCCGCTACGGCGTCGTGTTCCGAGATCTCCTCGCGCGTGAGTCAGTGGTCCAATCGTGGCGCGATCTGCTGGTGGCCTATCGACGAATGGAGCTGAAAGGAGAAATCCGCGGCGGACGCTTTGTCTCGGGGTTCGTCGGTGAGCAGTTCGCCTTACCCGAAGCCGTCGAAGCACTTCGTGCGATCAGGAAGGGTCACGGGTCGGCTGGCGCGATAGAAATGAAACTCTCCGCCTGCGATCCGCTGAATCTTGTCGGTGTGATTCTGCCAGGCCCCCGGGTTGCAGCCGTTCCAACCAACTTCATTGTCTTCCGCGACGGCCTTCCTGTTCGGACCGTGACGGCCAGAGGAGGAGGTGAGGATCGAGGTCAGGTCGCGCAACTCTCTCACGGCACTCCTGCTGGATAACAGCCTTCTCGTGCCAGTTGAAAGGTATGAAATGGCGCGGGAAGCCTCGTATTGCTCCCCGCGCCGGCTGACAGGATTCAATTATTCCATAACCGCTGATACCACTTCGTGTCGTCGCTCGTCGGCAACGCAGCGATGTTCATCGCCTTCCGGATGTCACCAATGTTCCAACCGGTCAGCGTCGCCAGTGTCTGCGCCTCCCGCTCATAACGCTCGCGCAGTTGTTGCCGATAGGTCGCAGCGGCGGGACACTCATCCGTTCCGGTCCAGGCATGGCGCAGAATGTAGCGGGCTTGGAAGTTGGAGCGATCCGACGTTTCCTGGAAGATCAGATCTTCGGGAAAATGTATTGCGTCATAGCGAACATGCAGCCTGGTGAGGAAGACGTTCTGAGCCTGCCCCCTCAACATCTTCCCGCCATTGTCCTGCCAAAACACGCCAAGGCCACGCAGCTCCTCAGCAGAGAGCGGGTTGGCGGCGCAGGGGTCGCACCAGTTCATGTCCCAGGCATATTCCAGGAACACGCCGCGTTCATTCTCGCGTTTCACTTGCTGCGTAAACAGGTCACGATAAAAGTCGCCGAACTTGTCTTTCACGTACAAGGGAATCTCCTGCGCTTCCGGCAGGCGCACAGTCCGATAGTTCGTCGTTTCCACGCGCCCTTGCTTTGTCAGGAAGTACACGAAGAGTTCCTGCGTACCATCCGCATTCACTGTGCCGAGACGGATCGGTAGCACGAACTTCGGCGACTCGAAGGCGATCTGGAGCGGCCGGAGGTGGGTAAAGCCGAGCTTCGCTTGCTCTGTGAGATTGACCTTTGCCACAAAGAACTTCAGGCCTTGTTTGAGATAACTGTGCAACACGGAGGAGGCGCCGGTCGGAATGCGGTAGCCGTTTTCCGTCAGCCAGGTTTCGAGCCCGGCGCTCTCTTTGGCCGAGAGGATCAGGATGTCGTACTCCCCAACAGTGTACTGTGCCTCGACGGTCACACCCAAGGCCCTGTCCCGTTCCAGCTTTCCGGCGGCAGCCTGAGGCATACTCTTCAGCGCGTCCATCTTGCGCTCCATCAGGCCATAGCGGAGGCAGGGATTCTCATCGAAGTATTCAACCAATCGGGGCGCGGAATAATCGGCGAGATGTTTCAAGACAGCCGTGTCGCCGACATGAATTTGGTCTTTCTCCAGCACCGTCGGCACCGGCACCACCAATGCGAATTCCTTCACGTCGCCTTTGAAGTCATTGGCCATCGTGATAACGGTCTTGTCGTCATGACGGGCGATAGCGACCTCCGACGCTTTGTTGAAGAGTTTCGTGTCGGCCTTGCCGACATAGAAGCCGCAGAAAGCAGAAGCGGATCCACTCCAAAAGAACAGACCGATGAAAAACGTCAGCGCAAGGACGAGCGGGCGTGTCATAACAACCTCCTTTGGTAATGAAGGAACAGGGACGATGAGTGGTGTTGAGGGATGGCCGACCGAAGGACGGGACCAATCGTATTGGGAACCGGGAAACATGCGATCGATCAGCGGGACCAGCGGCGAGCACACGATCAACCCCCAGAGCGGCCCGTTGGGACGCCACAACACGAACTGCACGAAGAGAGCAGCCACCGCGACCAGAAAGGTGAAGAAAATGCGGCCAGCCCGAGCATTCGGCGTGGTCTTCGGGTCCGAGATCATGAAGAAGGAAAAGATGAGCAGCGTGACGCTTTCGATTTGATGCAACGGGATGGTCAAGGGATCGCCGAGCCACAGCGCCCGTGTGACCAGCAGGCCAAGATAGAAGGCAAGGAATGACAGCGTGACGTCCGCCCGAGCCGCCCGAGTGACGACGAGGCTACCCATGCAGGCAATGAGAAAACCGAGCCAGGCGACCTGTCCCCATTGTCCCGGCGAGATCCAGCCAAGGCCGCTCACGATGACGACGACGAGCGCGAGGTTCGTCGGGTTGAAGATGTGTTTCTTGTTCCAGCGGATGACGAATTTGCTACCGATCGCGATGAGCGCAGCCAGGGCGACGACGAAAAGAACGTTAGTCCGGAGGAAGATACAGAGACCCACGGCTGAAACGAACGCGCTGAGAGGGTCGAACGACGGCAGCTTATAGAGGCGTGTGCCGGCATATTGTGTGAGTAGCGTCACGCCAAATGTGATAGCGATCTGTGCAAGCGAAACATCGAAGTGCAGCCAGAGCAGCCCGTAAGTCAGGAGCGTACCTAGGCTGGCGATCTGGTAGAGGCGGGGGTCGCGCCAACTGGCGGTCTTGCCCGATCGACTTTTCTCGTTGTCCTGTCCCATGAAGTCCTCCCTTCACAGGAGGATATGGGGCGAGGTTCTATTTCCTTTCACGAGACATCAAGGAAAGTCGGAAGCCTTGTCGTACGCGGAATTAGAGGACGGCACCCATGTTGGTTCCTTGCTCGCTGAGCGCGCACGCAGGGTCAATTAGATAGCCAAATTACGGGCGGTGCTCGCTCAATGCGCGCAGTCGAACCACTCATGGGTGCCGCCCAGGAGAAGCCCTCGGGAGCGTTGACAATTGGTTGGACACGAGCAAGAATCACGCGTTAATTCGGAGTCTTTCGGTACGTACTATGCTGGTCAGTATCATAAACAGTTAGATACCTCACGCTCATGAATCGCGTCGCCGTTCTTTTCCATCTGAGAGAAGCCAAGGAAGAACTTGATCGCACGATTGCGGAGATTGCCAACGACTCGACATATGACTTCGAAGTGTTCCAGATTGCCATGAGTCACCTTTACCACCACCTCAACACTGCGTGGAATGGAAGAGACGCTTCTGCCGAGCAACACAGAGAATGTGCTCAGAGCGATTTTGATGCTTGGCGGAAATTCCCACGAAATGCAGACCGTTTACTCGATGACGATGATACCTAACACCCCTATAGAGCTAACAGCCAGCCCACTTCTCCGTTGCCGAACGACTGAGTAATTCATTGGTGCGCCGTATCGGTGGGCGTCACGCACAGGTGTGGGGGTAGAAAACGCTGTCTGGTACCGTTTCATGTCTGATTGATCACTGGCGATGAAGGAGTATCGCAAGAATCGGCTCGTGCAGATCGGCTTCTGGCTGCTGGTGATCGGTTCAGGGCCGCTTTGGGGTATCATTCTGCTTGCCGAAATTGGCCTCTGGCCTGATCCCAACCCGAATCCCATCGGTCCGGGCTTGTTGTTCTTCTTTACATTCTGGCCGGCGGTGATCTGTCTTGCCATCGGCGTCTCTCAAGTCCGGCGTAAGCAGCGGGGTTGAGAAGAGAACCTTCGGCGGACCGAGGAAGTTTCGTCTGCATTCAGGTACAATGCCAGCGAGTATGCTTACACGTCGCCGTAGGCTGGAGGAACCGTTATGACCCCCATCGTCACCATTCCTTTACAAGAGTGGAATGAACAATGTCCTGTCTCGGTCCAAGAAAACGCACTGTGCGCGCTCGAAGAAGGGAGTGTCTTGTTCTTTCCACAACTCCGCTTCGTCATGGAAGAGACGGAACGGTATCTGCTGTCCCCGGCAACTGCGGCAAAAAGCAAGAATGTCAGCTGGGACGTAGCCACCGGAACGTTGAGCGGGAGCAGCCTTGATGAGACGGCAACGAGAACCTTACGGGCCATGATGCAACGCTTCGCCAGTTCCAGCAAGAATTTGGTCCTGAACCTGTTTCCCCGCTATGCATCAAGCATCAGTCAGGCTCGAACCAGCTTCCGTCCCGTCGAAATCCTTGGACGGACGAGGTCCTGGCGAAAAGACGATACGCGGTTGCATGTCGATAGCTTTCCGTCGTCACCCGTCCAGGACAAGAGGATCCTTCGCATCTTCTGTAACATCAATCCAGACGGACGAGGTCGTTTTTGGAGGCTTGGCGAATCGTTTCCTTCCGTCCCGGGTCGGTATGTTTCGTCTCTATCCGCCCCTCTGTGGGGTAGTAGCCAGCTACTTCGTTTGTTGCGGATTACAAAAAGCCGACGAACCGCGTATGACCATTTCATGTTGCAGTTACACGACCGTATGAAAACAGACTTGGATTACCAGTCCGGGGCAAAGCAGATCTCGTATGATTTCCCGCCGGGCAGCACCTGGATGGCATTCACCGATCAAGTCTCGCACGCGGCTATGAGCGGGCAGCATCTTTTTGAGCAGACTTTTTACGTGCTGGTTGTTTCTATGAAGGACCCGTCGAGGTCGCCATTGCGAGTACTTGAGCGGCTGACAGGTCAAACGCTGACGTGAAGGTTACCGCCCGAAGAGAATGTCGGTTGTGATCTGAGCGTCGAGGGAAGGGTCAGTAGTGACGACGTAGGTAGCCTGTTCCTGCACACCGGTTGGTCCGCCGGGTGTGATGGATTCAACGAGTTGATTCGAAGAAAATCTGCCTGCTGAATCTGCTTCCTCGGTTCGAGCCTCCTGCACTGATTTCCGAGATAACCGAATCGTGAGTGTGGTGGTTTCGCCTTGCGTGAGCGCAGGAAGGGGAATCTCATGTCGTGTGCCGGCTGTGATTCGCAAGGAAGACTCGCCGCCGCTGTGCGGATAGAAGACTTGAGCGGGGGCACTGCCGACGGTCTTGAGGATCTGAAGATAGGCGTCCTGGTTGGGTTCGACAGTGAGACGCGTTGACTCCGTCCCTTTCGACGCAATTGCCGTATCGACCTCTCGATCTTGTCCATCGGTTCCACGGACGACGAAACTGTAACGTAATCCAAGCGGCATGAATTGTGCGATCTTGCCCACGGCCGCGAACCGGTCTCGCTTCCGTTCCGGTCGATTGGCTTGGGGCGCTGACTCTGAAAAGGCTTTCAGGTTTTGATTCTTTTCAGAAGTGCCAGCCCTCTGATCCAAACGTGCCGCTTGACCAGCGTAGAAGAGTGCGCGGGCGCTGGTTGTCGAGGCACCAGCTGCAGGAGGGGCGATGCCTGCTGGGGCTTCCATTTTCGCCGGTTCCGGAGATTCGGCTGCTGGCGCAGAACTCTGCCTGGACAGCTTCTGGTCGGCCGAGGCTGGCACTTCCTCTGTTGCCTTGCCTGGCGATACCGTCGGGGCTTCAGATGAGTTGGGCGCTTCCTGTTGTTTGGACCGTTGTGTGACCTGGTACCGCGCCAGGCCTGAAGCCTGCCGTTCTTGGAGCGGAGGTAGCGTGGCCGCACGCTCTCTCTTGGCAGTGTGTTCAGGCTGTGCATCTTTCTTCGCCTTGAGCTCGATCTTGTCATCGGCCGGTTGCGACGGTGGAGCAATGGGCTTCTCCTTTTCGGTCACAACCGAGTTCGCTGATTGCTTAAGGCTGTCCTGATAGATCTTGGTACCAAGGACGACGGCGAAGACAGCAGCGACAAGGCCTCCTGCGAAGGCAAGGCCGGCCGGTCGCTTGAACCAATCGAACCAAGAGAATGCCTCGCCTGCGGCCGAAGGGATGGGTTGCTTCAACGATTGCAACAGTTTGCGGCGCACGGTTGGATCGGCCAGCAATTCCTTCAGGGTCTGTTCGTCGGCCAGGGCGTTGAACAATTGTTGGTCTTGCAAGGCAGCGGAATAGAGCAGCTGACGTTCCTCAGCCGTCAGCGTATCTGCCGCGAAGCCGCCCAACAGTTTTTCCAGTTTGTGTTCAGACATTCTCTTTGTCGCTCGTCGTTCGTGAAACGTATCTCGTGAAGCGCTGACTACTCAGCAGTCAGCACTCAGATCTTCCCATCTCACTCCCATGAGCCACCCATCAGACTGAGCAGCTGCCTTCTGCATCGCAGATCCCAGGTATATATCGTATTCACGGAGCTCTGGCCCATCAGCTTCTGAATCTCCGGGAAACTTCTGCCTTCCAGCTTCCATTTGAACAGTTCACGACAGCGTTCGCCGAGCTGACTCATCGTCTGAAGCAACCGCTCGACCGTCTGCTTACGTTCCAGTTGCCGGGCCGGATCGTCGCCGGGATCGGCCAATGGGATCGCCTCAACTGATTCCTGATTATACTCGCCTCGGCGGAGTGACTTGCGGTGAGCGTCCAGCATTTTGAACCGGAGGACCTGGAAAGCGAGAGGAACCAGATCGGTCAGTTCGACCACATGGGAGTATTTCTCATGCAGAACCGCGAGCACCTCTTGCGTGACATCTTCCGCGTGGTCCCTTGATACTCGTGATGTCGCGAACGCCAGAATCCTTTCGCGCAAGCTGGCGAGAATCTGGTCACGATCCATTTTCACCTATCCTCGCTGTGTCCTGGATTGCGCGACAATGTCGCCAAGCGACCGGAAGCCGAGCCCCAAGCCTCGGCAGACTGCCACTTGACGGTCAAACCGGTTCTTTGTACGAGCCATGTCACGAAGCGTGCCGAGCGGCACACGCCCCCAGGCGGGCAGATGAAACACTGAGAGAGGATAATCCGTGCCGAAGAGAAGCCGGTCGTGCACTTCCGGATGCCGGCGGAGATGAAGCAGCGTTTTGAAACGGTTCGGCAGCGTGAGCGCTGAGATGTCGGCATAGAAATGCGGATAGCGTTTTGCGAAATCATGAAACGTCGGGAGAAATTTCTCGTACAGCATCAACCCGTAGCTGCAAGCATGGGCTGCGATGACCGTTACACCCTCGTCCAGAGCCAATTGCAACCGATCCGGATCACCCATGGATTGGTCCTTGCCGATCAGGCTGAATTCATAACCGACATGACTGAGGAACGGGAGCTTCCGTTCGACCAACGTGCGATAGAACGGTTTGTATCGTGGATCAGCCGGATTGAACTGTTGGGCATTCGGCAGGACTTTCACGAGAACCGCTCCGGCATCGGCACAGCGATGGACCTCGTCGATCGCATCGTGTCGCTGCGGATTGATCGAGACGCCAGCCAGGAATTCCTTCGGGTAGGTCTTGGCAGTGTTGAGGACGTAATCGTTGCTGATGAGAAAGTCCGTGTGCGTCTGATCGAGCTGGCCCTTCTGATCGTATACTCCATCCATGCCGAGCAGAACGGCTTTCTGAATGTGGCGAGATGCGCGCAGTTCGATGAGGAGATCATCGAGATATTTCTGATTGGCCTCCCGGGGGCGATCCGGGGCCAGCTCGTGTTTCCACAAAAGAAATCGAAACAACAGGCTCTGCAGCATCTTTGGCGAGATGTAACAACCGTTATCTCCATCCGGCAGGGCGGCGAGATGCACGTGGCAGTCGATCAAGATTTTCTGAGCCACGTTTTCCATTCCCCATCTTTCCGCACAAGTGAGTGAATGTGCAGGTTGCTGCTACTGGATACTGGATGTATTAACGGATTCCCCGTCTTCAGACTAACTCGGGAGTATTAAACAGACCAAGTACAACCAATAGGTGACCAGTTGGCATATGGCGTAAGTCGCCTGCTTGTAATAAAGCCGAGCCGTCCGTCGATACGGATCGAGGTAATTGTTCGTCTTGGCAGTCTGTTCAGACCGTTGCATCAGCACTGAGGGGGTGGCGTCTTTGATAGCATGAATAGCTTCGGCAAGGATCTCTTCCGGCACACTATTTTCCCAGCTTCCAGGTTCTCCTCGGTCTGCCTCTGCCTTCCATTGCAATGACTGCGCGTGCAGA harbors:
- a CDS encoding amidohydrolase family protein, coding for MENVAQKILIDCHVHLAALPDGDNGCYISPKMLQSLLFRFLLWKHELAPDRPREANQKYLDDLLIELRASRHIQKAVLLGMDGVYDQKGQLDQTHTDFLISNDYVLNTAKTYPKEFLAGVSINPQRHDAIDEVHRCADAGAVLVKVLPNAQQFNPADPRYKPFYRTLVERKLPFLSHVGYEFSLIGKDQSMGDPDRLQLALDEGVTVIAAHACSYGLMLYEKFLPTFHDFAKRYPHFYADISALTLPNRFKTLLHLRRHPEVHDRLLFGTDYPLSVFHLPAWGRVPLGTLRDMARTKNRFDRQVAVCRGLGLGFRSLGDIVAQSRTQRG
- a CDS encoding DUF2330 domain-containing protein; protein product: MGQDNEKSRSGKTASWRDPRLYQIASLGTLLTYGLLWLHFDVSLAQIAITFGVTLLTQYAGTRLYKLPSFDPLSAFVSAVGLCIFLRTNVLFVVALAALIAIGSKFVIRWNKKHIFNPTNLALVVVIVSGLGWISPGQWGQVAWLGFLIACMGSLVVTRAARADVTLSFLAFYLGLLVTRALWLGDPLTIPLHQIESVTLLIFSFFMISDPKTTPNARAGRIFFTFLVAVAALFVQFVLWRPNGPLWGLIVCSPLVPLIDRMFPGSQYDWSRPSVGHPSTPLIVPVPSLPKEVVMTRPLVLALTFFIGLFFWSGSASAFCGFYVGKADTKLFNKASEVAIARHDDKTVITMANDFKGDVKEFALVVPVPTVLEKDQIHVGDTAVLKHLADYSAPRLVEYFDENPCLRYGLMERKMDALKSMPQAAAGKLERDRALGVTVEAQYTVGEYDILILSAKESAGLETWLTENGYRIPTGASSVLHSYLKQGLKFFVAKVNLTEQAKLGFTHLRPLQIAFESPKFVLPIRLGTVNADGTQELFVYFLTKQGRVETTNYRTVRLPEAQEIPLYVKDKFGDFYRDLFTQQVKRENERGVFLEYAWDMNWCDPCAANPLSAEELRGLGVFWQDNGGKMLRGQAQNVFLTRLHVRYDAIHFPEDLIFQETSDRSNFQARYILRHAWTGTDECPAAATYRQQLRERYEREAQTLATLTGWNIGDIRKAMNIAALPTSDDTKWYQRLWNN
- a CDS encoding Kdo hydroxylase family protein; its protein translation is MTPIVTIPLQEWNEQCPVSVQENALCALEEGSVLFFPQLRFVMEETERYLLSPATAAKSKNVSWDVATGTLSGSSLDETATRTLRAMMQRFASSSKNLVLNLFPRYASSISQARTSFRPVEILGRTRSWRKDDTRLHVDSFPSSPVQDKRILRIFCNINPDGRGRFWRLGESFPSVPGRYVSSLSAPLWGSSQLLRLLRITKSRRTAYDHFMLQLHDRMKTDLDYQSGAKQISYDFPPGSTWMAFTDQVSHAAMSGQHLFEQTFYVLVVSMKDPSRSPLRVLERLTGQTLT
- a CDS encoding DEAD/DEAH box helicase — protein: MPLTRFHPLIADWFQSSIGVPTDVQQAAWPAIQSGQDALIAAPTGSGKTFAAFLSCIDHLFKQALDRALDDHTQGLYVSPLKALSNDVQKNLQQPLNDIGQAALQVGLLMPELRVLVRTGDTPMVERQQMLKRPPHILVTTPESLFILLTAEKSRRMLQTVKTVIVDEIHAVAPNKRGAHLALSLERLEALTLVKPQRIGLSATQQPIETVAQFLVGDRPMPTIIDVGHRRDMDLAVEVPKDELSAVATNAIWAEVYDRLADLVRQHRSTLVFVNTRRLAERVSHHLEERLQDLGPDAVAAHHGSLSRQIRLSAEERLKTGKTRVVVATASLELGIDIGTVDLVCQLGSPRAIATGLQRVGRAGHWIKAIPKGRLFALTRDELLECAALVRAIRRNILDRISVPLAPLDVLAQQVVAASASETWQVDDLFALCRRAHPYRELARREFEEVLRMLADGIATHRGRGQAHLYYDRINHRIKGRRGARLAAITSGGAIPDTANYAVIAEPDGTVVGSVDEDFAVESLAGDIMLLGNTSWRIKGIEAGKVRVEDAQGAPPNIPFWRGEAPSRTIELSTELSLLRQEIAQRASGAGHVASGGQDLSNAPLASRLSPLAWLRQECALDQRGAEQAVCYVLAGQAVLGTVPTQETIVAERFFDESGGMQLVIHAPFGGRINRAWGLALRKRFCVTFDFELQAAATDNGIVISLGERHSFRLESVFGYLHSHSVREVLVQALLQAPMFMTRWRWNASRALVLLRFAGGKKVPPQIQRMKAEDLLAAVFPDAIACQDNIVGERTRQIPDHPLVNETVRDCLTEAMDVEGLTHLLKRIEAGAIRCVAVDTPAPSPFSHEILNANPYAFLDDAPLEERRARAVEMRRTLPATLADEVGALDPAAIEEVARESWPVVRDADECHDALLTLLWVPESMATGWGPFLCTLVESCRAEIVTASGERQGAREISSPSPHGSRLTPNFVRGWVATENRDRVEKLLAGSGDETTLDAIVLGWMESIGPTTATELAARLRFPTESVDQSFIRLEASGQVLRGRFRAAQVRGERRVASSTEEISTLSPLAPGPLPASEEWCHRRLLARIHRLTIGKLRKEVEPVTAAEFMRFLLQWQRVAPGSRQHAEAGLLEVVKLLAGFEAAASAWEPQLLRVRLAKYEPELLDRLCLSGAVSWGRLSPHPRLTQSAELDRARRIVPTSLAPISLFPREESEWLMEAFHADAASAGPEPFAHLTAVAQDLRRALQERGASFFADLVRMTNHLPTEVEDGLWELVAAGLVTADGFDNLRALMDPRRRRAEGRERSRRPRHAAGRWSLLRQASGTRLEARGESNSNPSPLAPRLSPNSSSERVAHQLLRRYGVVFRDLLARESVVQSWRDLLVAYRRMELKGEIRGGRFVSGFVGEQFALPEAVEALRAIRKGHGSAGAIEMKLSACDPLNLVGVILPGPRVAAVPTNFIVFRDGLPVRTVTARGGGEDRGQVAQLSHGTPAG
- a CDS encoding sigma-70 family RNA polymerase sigma factor produces the protein MDRDQILASLRERILAFATSRVSRDHAEDVTQEVLAVLHEKYSHVVELTDLVPLAFQVLRFKMLDAHRKSLRRGEYNQESVEAIPLADPGDDPARQLERKQTVERLLQTMSQLGERCRELFKWKLEGRSFPEIQKLMGQSSVNTIYTWDLRCRRQLLSLMGGSWE